The genomic window CGCCGGGAGTGCCGCCACCGCGTCGTAGAGCACCGTGCGCAGCCGGTCCACGTTGGCCGCGAACACCTTCAGCACCTCCGCGTGGCTGACGCCCTCACCGGCCTCGGCGCCCGCGTCGAGGTCCGTGACCAGCGTCGTCGTCGTGTAGCAGAGGCCCAGTTCGCGGGCGAGCACGGCTTCCGGGTGCCCCGTCATGCCGACGACGGACCAGCCCATCGCCGCATGCCAGCGCGACTCGGCCCGGGTCGAGAAGCGGGGCCCCTCGACCACGACGAGCGTGCCGCCGTCCACCGGTTCCCAGTCGCGCCCGCGTGCCGCGGCAAGGGCGGCCTTGCGTCCCGCCGGGCAGTACGGGTCGGCGAAACCGAGGTGCACGACGTTCGGCTGGACCCCGTCGGCCCGGGTCTCGCCGTCGTAGAAGGTCTGTGTGCGGGTCTTGGTGCGGTCGACCAGCTGGTCCGGTACGAGCAGGGTGCCCGGTCCGTACTCCGGGGCCAGACCGCCGACGGCGCAGGGGCCGAGCACCTGGCGCACCCCTACGGAGCGCAGGGCCCAGAGGTTGGCCCGGTAGTTGATGCGGTGCGGCGGCATGTGGTGGCCGCGGCCGTGGCGCGGGAGGAACGCCACCCGGCGGCCCGCGATCTCGCCCAGGAAGAGGGAGTCGCTCGGCTTTCCGTACGGGGTGTCGACCTGGACCTCGGTCACGTTCTCGAGGAAGGAGTAGAGCCCCGAGCCGCCGATGACGCCGATGTCCGCTGTAGCCGTGTCTGCGTTGACCATGCGGTCACACTAACGGGGCACGCACGACAGGGACCCCGCCGAGTCGATCGGAGGGGTCCCTGTGAAACGTGTGGTGTACGCGCGTGGCCTCAGGCCGCCGACGTACCGCTCGACGACGAGGACGACGAAGCCGAGGAGGATGCCGAGGACGACGCCGAAGCGGCCGGCTTCGATTCCGAGCCGGACGTCGCCGTCGAGGACGATCCACTCGTCGACCCGGTCGACCCGGTCGCCTTGGCCGTCGACGTGGACGGCGTGCTGCTCGACGAGGAGCCGCGGCTGTCGTTCCGGTAGAAACCGGAACCCTTGAAGACGATGCCGACCGCCGAGAACACCTTCTTCAGGCGTCCTTCGCAGTTCGGGCACACGGTCAGGGCATCATCGGTGAACTTCTGCACCGCCTCGAGGCCTTCGCCGCATTCGGTGCACTGGTACTGATAGGTCGGCACTTGCTCCTCCTGGCACTCTCACTCAGTGAGTGCTAACGACGTTCCATACTGACGTATTCCGAGCGATCAGTCCACCGTGACCGGCTCGCGGTGACCGATCCCACGCGCCACCGTGCGTCCCGGGGACCGCGGTGTCAGCCGCGTCCGCAGGGCCAGCAGGGTCGCCAGGGCCAGCGCGGTGCCGGCCAGCGGGACCAGGAAACCCGTGCTCGCGCCGTGGGCGTCGGCGAGCCGCCCGGCCACGGTGACGGCGGCCGCCTGGCCGAGCGCCACGGCACCGGTGAGCCAGGTGAAGGCCTCGGTCCTGGCCGATGCCGGGACCAGCGCCTCGACGAGCGTGTACCCGCTGATCAGGGCCGGGGCTATGCACAGTCCGACGATCAGTCCGAGGCCCGCCAGCAGGGGAGCCGAGTGCACGGCCCAGAGGCCGGACGCGGTCAGTGTCAGAGCCACGTAACCGACGATCAGCCGGCGGCGGGGGCTGCTTTTCCAGGCGATCGCCCCGCAGGCGATGCCGGCCAGCATGTTGCCGGCCGCGAAGACTCCGTACAGCAGCCCGTTCACGCCCGGGCGGCCGATCTCCTCGGAGAACGCCGTCAGGGAGACCTGCATGCCGCCGAACACGGCTCCGATGCCGAGGAAGCTGATCGCGAGGACGCGCACGCCGGGCACGGAGAGTGCCGAGCGGTGCGGTTCCGCCGCCGACGCGGTGTCCCTGGGTTCGGGCTGGGTGGATCGCTGCGCGGCGAACAGGATGCCGCCGAACAGCGTCAGCGCCGCCTCCGCGATCAGTCCGGCCGACGGGTGCACGCCCGTGCACAGCGCCGTCGCGAGGACGGGGCCGATGACGAAGGTGAACTCGTCCGTCACCGACTCGAAGGCGGCGGCCGTCGCCATCAGGGGCGAGGCGGGACGCCCCGGGGCGGCGCCCAGCAGTGCGGCCCAGCGGGCCCGCACCATGGGCCCGACCTGCGGGATGGACGCCCCGGTGGGTACGGCGGCCAGGAACAGCGCCCACAGTGGTGCGTCCGCCAGGGCGAGTGCGGTGAGTACGCCGACGGAGGCGGCGTGCACCACGACGCCGGGCAGGAGCACGATGCGCTGGCCGAAGCGGTCGGCCAGCCGGCCGCTCTGCGGAGCGAACAGGGCCAT from Streptomyces sp. NBC_01341 includes these protein-coding regions:
- a CDS encoding S-methyl-5'-thioadenosine phosphorylase codes for the protein MVNADTATADIGVIGGSGLYSFLENVTEVQVDTPYGKPSDSLFLGEIAGRRVAFLPRHGRGHHMPPHRINYRANLWALRSVGVRQVLGPCAVGGLAPEYGPGTLLVPDQLVDRTKTRTQTFYDGETRADGVQPNVVHLGFADPYCPAGRKAALAAARGRDWEPVDGGTLVVVEGPRFSTRAESRWHAAMGWSVVGMTGHPEAVLARELGLCYTTTTLVTDLDAGAEAGEGVSHAEVLKVFAANVDRLRTVLYDAVAALPATEDRDCVCVHALDGLDTGIPLP
- a CDS encoding FmdB family zinc ribbon protein; this translates as MPTYQYQCTECGEGLEAVQKFTDDALTVCPNCEGRLKKVFSAVGIVFKGSGFYRNDSRGSSSSSTPSTSTAKATGSTGSTSGSSSTATSGSESKPAASASSSASSSASSSSSSSGTSAA
- a CDS encoding MFS transporter, yielding MASTVSDRPGYGQLLRTPRAWTFLLPGFAARQPFAMLTIGIVLLVQHTTGSYGSAGAVAAVSGVAMALFAPQSGRLADRFGQRIVLLPGVVVHAASVGVLTALALADAPLWALFLAAVPTGASIPQVGPMVRARWAALLGAAPGRPASPLMATAAAFESVTDEFTFVIGPVLATALCTGVHPSAGLIAEAALTLFGGILFAAQRSTQPEPRDTASAAEPHRSALSVPGVRVLAISFLGIGAVFGGMQVSLTAFSEEIGRPGVNGLLYGVFAAGNMLAGIACGAIAWKSSPRRRLIVGYVALTLTASGLWAVHSAPLLAGLGLIVGLCIAPALISGYTLVEALVPASARTEAFTWLTGAVALGQAAAVTVAGRLADAHGASTGFLVPLAGTALALATLLALRTRLTPRSPGRTVARGIGHREPVTVD